From Streptosporangium album, the proteins below share one genomic window:
- a CDS encoding alpha/beta fold hydrolase produces MQRQPPGVRPTTPTESAPPLGRYYDVGGRRLLLHRSGSGSPAVVFLAGGGTIGLDYLNVQERAAEFTTSVLYDRAGTGWSDRAGLPRSSAEVTDELRELLRTAGVPAPYLLVGHSLGGFYARHYARRFPDEVAGLLLLDPAHEDYNAYMPQQLVEIWNAWDPDQTLPDELPDELIQFYRGLFAQEMTDWPEEIREPLIEYHVSLEGLKIGSQEASNLGQLNDELRQAGMPDVPLIVLTATGIDSFKRAVSQGTPESLLHEEIEGKRRLYTALAESVSRGENRLVDDAGHVTITFRRPDAVLQAIRDLLGR; encoded by the coding sequence ATGCAGCGCCAACCGCCCGGGGTCCGGCCCACGACGCCGACCGAGAGCGCGCCGCCGCTGGGGCGGTACTACGACGTGGGGGGCCGGCGGTTGCTGCTGCACCGATCGGGCAGCGGGAGCCCGGCGGTGGTGTTCCTGGCCGGGGGTGGCACCATCGGCCTGGACTACCTGAACGTCCAGGAGCGAGCCGCCGAGTTCACCACGAGCGTGCTCTACGACCGGGCCGGAACGGGATGGAGCGACCGGGCCGGGCTGCCGCGCAGCTCCGCAGAGGTGACCGACGAACTGCGAGAGCTGTTGCGCACCGCCGGTGTGCCCGCCCCCTACCTGCTGGTTGGTCATTCTCTCGGCGGCTTCTACGCACGCCACTACGCGCGGCGTTTCCCCGACGAGGTGGCGGGCCTGCTCCTGCTGGACCCCGCGCACGAGGACTACAACGCCTATATGCCCCAGCAACTGGTCGAGATCTGGAACGCGTGGGACCCCGACCAGACGCTCCCCGACGAGTTGCCCGACGAACTCATCCAGTTCTACCGCGGCCTGTTCGCGCAGGAGATGACGGACTGGCCGGAGGAGATCCGCGAGCCGCTCATCGAATACCACGTCAGCCTTGAAGGGCTGAAGATCGGCTCCCAAGAGGCGAGCAACCTCGGTCAGCTCAACGACGAGCTCCGCCAGGCGGGAATGCCCGACGTGCCGCTGATCGTCCTCACCGCCACGGGGATCGACTCGTTCAAGAGGGCGGTGTCCCAGGGCACGCCCGAGTCACTGCTACACGAGGAGATCGAAGGCAAGCGGCGGCTCTATACGGCGCTGGCCGAATCGGTTTCGCGCGGCGAGAACCGTCTTGTCGACGACGCCGGACACGTCACCATCACCTTCCGCCGTCCCGACGCCGTACTCCAGGCGATCCGCGACCTCCTCGGCAGGTGA
- a CDS encoding carotenoid oxygenase family protein, with translation MTTAQNADMPLLHLAGNNAPVTEEMTLEPAEVIGAVPEELNGVYLRNGPNPRTGWSPHYFAGDGMVHAVALDGGRARWYRNRYVRTPLYEHPGESRFALAFDGALHTPMTAHPKICPGTGELLFFGSRLRPPYLTYYRAAPTGELTRRTESTGCADETAGSRLGCASVVFRTPKPEASCYVASPVQSLIPSGEGNRSAGQDRRSIAAHDFSQSAGRCGSVVPARRLGQPYTALRVPDAPCQMCPHVQRRGGQGGVSGLHGPAVGAVVPGERAGHLPLTPQPIVPFGA, from the coding sequence ATGACGACCGCGCAGAACGCCGATATGCCCCTCCTCCACCTGGCGGGGAACAATGCACCGGTCACCGAGGAGATGACGCTGGAACCGGCCGAGGTGATCGGCGCCGTTCCCGAGGAGCTGAACGGCGTGTACCTCCGCAACGGTCCCAACCCGCGGACCGGCTGGTCGCCGCACTACTTCGCGGGCGACGGCATGGTCCACGCGGTGGCCCTGGATGGCGGCCGGGCCCGCTGGTATCGCAACCGGTACGTGCGGACCCCGCTGTACGAGCACCCGGGCGAGTCGCGCTTCGCCCTGGCCTTCGACGGCGCGCTGCACACTCCCATGACCGCCCATCCCAAGATCTGCCCTGGGACCGGCGAGCTGCTGTTCTTCGGCTCCCGGCTGCGCCCGCCGTATCTCACCTACTACCGCGCCGCGCCGACCGGCGAGTTGACGCGAAGGACCGAAAGTACAGGATGCGCCGACGAAACAGCGGGAAGCCGGCTCGGCTGTGCATCTGTCGTTTTCCGCACCCCGAAACCAGAAGCCAGTTGTTACGTCGCTTCGCCAGTGCAGAGCTTGATCCCAAGCGGTGAAGGTAACCGCTCTGCCGGTCAGGATCGGCGGAGCATCGCTGCGCACGACTTTTCGCAGTCGGCAGGCCGCTGCGGTTCCGTCGTGCCAGCGAGACGCCTCGGCCAGCCGTACACAGCGCTGCGGGTCCCCGACGCTCCATGCCAGATGTGCCCGCATGTTCAGCGTCGTGGCGGCCAGGGCGGCGTTTCCGGCCTCCACGGCCCAGCGGTGGGAGCGGTCGTACCAGGCGAGCGCGCGGGCCATCTCCCGTTGACTCCACAGCCGATCGTGCCGTTCGGCGCGTAG
- a CDS encoding TetR/AcrR family transcriptional regulator produces MARPASALRGHILESALDLFATRGYKGTSLHDIAQVVGCSKASLLYHFVSKDAILTELLTPAGEGLAALDAQLSNPEGEQGVEAAVTGFVDLAMRFRREVKVLFQDIPELTGHPALGAVPAVIARLMAAMVDGSTESRGLVTAYMVIGAVSITCASDVPVPDEDMRAELISGALRTLGREPR; encoded by the coding sequence ATGGCCCGTCCTGCTTCCGCTTTGCGCGGTCACATCCTGGAATCGGCGTTGGATCTGTTCGCCACGCGTGGCTACAAGGGCACCTCGCTGCACGACATCGCTCAAGTCGTGGGCTGTTCGAAGGCGTCCCTGCTCTACCACTTCGTCAGCAAAGACGCGATCCTCACCGAGCTGCTGACCCCTGCCGGCGAAGGACTGGCCGCGCTGGACGCCCAGCTCTCCAATCCGGAAGGGGAACAGGGCGTGGAAGCGGCCGTGACCGGTTTTGTCGATCTGGCCATGCGGTTCCGGCGCGAGGTCAAGGTCCTGTTCCAGGACATTCCCGAGCTCACCGGCCACCCGGCTCTGGGTGCTGTGCCCGCTGTCATAGCGCGGCTGATGGCTGCGATGGTGGACGGCTCAACCGAGTCCAGAGGCCTGGTCACTGCCTACATGGTCATCGGCGCGGTCTCCATCACGTGCGCCAGCGACGTGCCGGTGCCGGACGAGGACATGCGTGCCGAGCTGATCAGTGGCGCTTTGCGCACGCTCGGCCGCGAACCCCGCTGA
- a CDS encoding helix-turn-helix domain-containing protein, producing the protein MDTLDLLLHPVRLRIVHAMSGERTRTTSDLCAGLPDVPKTTVYRHVGLLAEAGVLEVVDEQRVHGAVERHYRLRREQAKIDADAAASMSLNDHRHGFAAAMAALLAEFNAYLDREHADPTADSVSYRQFPLWLNQDELAGLISEISGAILSRMGNEATPDRTAHLLGTILFPIEEPARHRTDGSAGHRR; encoded by the coding sequence ATGGACACCCTTGATCTGCTCCTGCACCCCGTCCGGCTGCGCATCGTGCACGCCATGTCCGGCGAGCGCACACGCACCACGTCCGACCTGTGCGCCGGCCTGCCCGATGTCCCCAAGACCACCGTGTATCGGCATGTCGGCCTGCTGGCCGAGGCGGGAGTGCTGGAGGTCGTCGACGAACAGCGCGTGCACGGCGCCGTCGAACGCCACTACCGGCTACGCCGGGAGCAGGCGAAAATCGACGCCGACGCGGCCGCGTCGATGTCCCTGAACGACCACCGTCATGGGTTCGCCGCGGCCATGGCCGCCCTGCTCGCCGAGTTCAACGCCTACCTCGACCGGGAGCACGCCGACCCGACCGCCGACTCGGTGTCCTACCGGCAGTTCCCGCTCTGGCTCAACCAGGACGAACTCGCCGGACTGATCAGCGAGATAAGCGGCGCCATCCTGTCCAGGATGGGCAACGAAGCCACCCCGGACCGCACCGCTCATCTGCTCGGCACGATCCTGTTTCCGATCGAGGAACCAGCGCGGCACAGGACGGACGGGTCGGCCGGCCACCGCCGGTGA